One genomic region from Bactrocera tryoni isolate S06 chromosome 3, CSIRO_BtryS06_freeze2, whole genome shotgun sequence encodes:
- the LOC120771000 gene encoding dolichol kinase isoform X1 codes for MGTEKNEVVAESSEDNSGIAHTGNGRISNSLFVRPNASPGYWLCLLLPLAFASNLIHENKCNTQVSTQPMLTIAAIGMSIDTLCLFLYMFCKTGLLLKLFISFVPGFITTILYKVLLQQSWSYGLFWGFIITFIYQKSYIRVLRGLPGCFSFGEASILVQGLMLFLLNVILKFFTLLLKTENRSTFEDLNIIMMCALTYLLVVCGLLSAAKVLRGPTYFYALMFILVIGVTSTPITDPVPIIFLLNFILQDQVRVYIVVFYVIMVLLTFLTVWWQIGNEEKASTRIRKIFHVLIVLVFIPGIIYQCSFLYIATGVALAIFTVFELIRVCNIPPLAIPLRRAFASFSDEKDAGLLALTPFCLLIGCSIPLWISSCPCGENEYTNDNSRLLSILAGVLTIGFGDTAASVVGSKFGRIKWRSSKKSLEGTLAFMVMTFLATMFLNYFGYTKLSPMKWFSTSIAITTTSLVEAHTDQIDNLTLPLIFYIIVNIF; via the exons ATGGGGACAGAAAAAAACGAAGTTGTTGCGGAATCAAGTGAAGATAATAGTGGAATTGCGCACACAGGAAACGGAAGAATTTCAAATTCCCTATTTGTAAG ACCGAACGCATCTCCTGGTTACTGGCTGTGTTTGCTACTTCCACTTGCCTTTGCATCAAACTTAATACATGAAAACAAATGCAATACGCAAGTTTCCACGCAACCCATGCTCACAATTGCCGCAATAGGTATGAGCATAGATACCCTCTGCTTGTTTCTATATATGTTCTGCAAGACGGGTTTGCTGCTGAaactatttatttcatttgtaccTGGCTTTATTACCACAATATTATACAAAGTTTTATTGCAACAGTCCTGGAGCTATGGACTATTTTGGGGCTTTATCATAACCTTCATTTATCAGAAGTCTTATATTCGTGTGCTACGTGGATTACCAGGTTGTTTTAGTTTTGGAGAGGCATCTATACTCGTTCAGGGGTTGATGCTTTTCctattaaatgtaattttaaagtttttcactTTATTGCTGAAAACTGAAAACAGGAGTACTTTTGAAGatctaaatattataatgatg TGTGCACTAACCTATCTTCTTGTGGTCTGTGGGTTACTATCGGCTGCCAAAGTTCTACGTGGGCCTACCTACTTTTATgctttaatgtttattttagttatagGCGTAACATCCACTCCTATAACGGATCCAGTGCCTATAATTTTcttattgaattttatattacaaGACCAAGTCAGg GTATACATAGTTGTTTTCTACGTAATAATGGTGTTGTTGACATTTTTGACTGTGTGGTGGCAAATTGGCAATGAGGAAAAAGCTTCCACAAgaatacgaaaaatatttcatgtcCTTATTGTGCTTGTGTTCATACCTGGAATAATTTATCAATGTAGTTTTCTATATATTGCTACTGGAGTAGCTTTGGCAATTTTTACTGTGTTTGAACTAATTCGTGTTTGCAACATACCGCCTTTGGCTATACCTTTGCGCAGAGCATTTGCATCATTCTCCGACGAGAAAGATGCTGGTTTACTCGCTTTAACACCTTTCTGTCTGCTTATTGGCTGTTCCATACCTCTTTGGATAAGCTCTTGCCCTTGTGGGGAAAATGAGTATACGAATGACAATTCCCGATTACTTTCAATTTTAGCTGGAGTTCTGACAATTGGATTCGGCGATACTGCTGCCAGTGTGGTTGGTTCGAAATTTGGTCGCATTAAGTGGCGTA GCTCGAAAAAATCTTTGGAAGGCACTTTAGCATTTATGGTGATGACTTTTTTGGCAACAatgtttttaaactattttggTTACACTAAATTGTCACCTATGAAGTGGTTTAGCACatcaatagcaataacaacaacttctTTAGTTGAGGCGCATACAGATCAAATCGATAATTTAACCCTTCccctaatattttatataattgtgaatatattttaa
- the LOC120771000 gene encoding dolichol kinase isoform X2, giving the protein MLTIAAIGMSIDTLCLFLYMFCKTGLLLKLFISFVPGFITTILYKVLLQQSWSYGLFWGFIITFIYQKSYIRVLRGLPGCFSFGEASILVQGLMLFLLNVILKFFTLLLKTENRSTFEDLNIIMMCALTYLLVVCGLLSAAKVLRGPTYFYALMFILVIGVTSTPITDPVPIIFLLNFILQDQVRVYIVVFYVIMVLLTFLTVWWQIGNEEKASTRIRKIFHVLIVLVFIPGIIYQCSFLYIATGVALAIFTVFELIRVCNIPPLAIPLRRAFASFSDEKDAGLLALTPFCLLIGCSIPLWISSCPCGENEYTNDNSRLLSILAGVLTIGFGDTAASVVGSKFGRIKWRSSKKSLEGTLAFMVMTFLATMFLNYFGYTKLSPMKWFSTSIAITTTSLVEAHTDQIDNLTLPLIFYIIVNIF; this is encoded by the exons ATGCTCACAATTGCCGCAATAGGTATGAGCATAGATACCCTCTGCTTGTTTCTATATATGTTCTGCAAGACGGGTTTGCTGCTGAaactatttatttcatttgtaccTGGCTTTATTACCACAATATTATACAAAGTTTTATTGCAACAGTCCTGGAGCTATGGACTATTTTGGGGCTTTATCATAACCTTCATTTATCAGAAGTCTTATATTCGTGTGCTACGTGGATTACCAGGTTGTTTTAGTTTTGGAGAGGCATCTATACTCGTTCAGGGGTTGATGCTTTTCctattaaatgtaattttaaagtttttcactTTATTGCTGAAAACTGAAAACAGGAGTACTTTTGAAGatctaaatattataatgatg TGTGCACTAACCTATCTTCTTGTGGTCTGTGGGTTACTATCGGCTGCCAAAGTTCTACGTGGGCCTACCTACTTTTATgctttaatgtttattttagttatagGCGTAACATCCACTCCTATAACGGATCCAGTGCCTATAATTTTcttattgaattttatattacaaGACCAAGTCAGg GTATACATAGTTGTTTTCTACGTAATAATGGTGTTGTTGACATTTTTGACTGTGTGGTGGCAAATTGGCAATGAGGAAAAAGCTTCCACAAgaatacgaaaaatatttcatgtcCTTATTGTGCTTGTGTTCATACCTGGAATAATTTATCAATGTAGTTTTCTATATATTGCTACTGGAGTAGCTTTGGCAATTTTTACTGTGTTTGAACTAATTCGTGTTTGCAACATACCGCCTTTGGCTATACCTTTGCGCAGAGCATTTGCATCATTCTCCGACGAGAAAGATGCTGGTTTACTCGCTTTAACACCTTTCTGTCTGCTTATTGGCTGTTCCATACCTCTTTGGATAAGCTCTTGCCCTTGTGGGGAAAATGAGTATACGAATGACAATTCCCGATTACTTTCAATTTTAGCTGGAGTTCTGACAATTGGATTCGGCGATACTGCTGCCAGTGTGGTTGGTTCGAAATTTGGTCGCATTAAGTGGCGTA GCTCGAAAAAATCTTTGGAAGGCACTTTAGCATTTATGGTGATGACTTTTTTGGCAACAatgtttttaaactattttggTTACACTAAATTGTCACCTATGAAGTGGTTTAGCACatcaatagcaataacaacaacttctTTAGTTGAGGCGCATACAGATCAAATCGATAATTTAACCCTTCccctaatattttatataattgtgaatatattttaa